Proteins co-encoded in one Metabacillus sp. KUDC1714 genomic window:
- a CDS encoding DUF4870 domain-containing protein: protein MDKTNKALASLNYFSVFFAPFLLPIAIYFIVDHSEVKQHAKKALISHIIPFLSVLGVIGMIVFSGFSNPSEATFLTVFFGGFLVVGLINLIVFIWNIVKGIKLLSGI, encoded by the coding sequence TTGGATAAAACGAATAAAGCGCTAGCATCATTGAATTATTTTAGTGTGTTTTTTGCACCGTTTCTTTTGCCGATTGCGATCTATTTTATTGTCGACCATAGTGAAGTGAAGCAGCATGCTAAGAAGGCACTTATCTCTCATATTATTCCCTTTTTATCGGTGCTGGGCGTGATAGGGATGATTGTGTTTAGCGGTTTTTCTAATCCTTCTGAAGCAACCTTTTTAACCGTATTCTTCGGAGGTTTTCTTGTTGTTGGGTTAATTAATCTGATTGTTTTTATTTGGAACATTGTTAAAGGAATTAAACTCTTATCAGGAATATAA
- a CDS encoding PspC domain-containing protein, producing MKKLHRSRSDRKLSGVLGGLSDYLGIDASILRILFVILLIPTGFFPLGIIYIAWIFLVPEESDII from the coding sequence ATGAAAAAATTACACCGATCTCGCTCAGATCGAAAGCTTTCTGGTGTACTTGGAGGCTTGTCAGATTATTTGGGTATTGATGCTTCAATATTAAGGATATTATTTGTCATATTGCTTATACCTACTGGATTTTTTCCATTAGGTATTATCTATATTGCGTGGATATTCCTTGTGCCAGAAGAATCGGACATTATTTAA
- the uvrA gene encoding excinuclease ABC subunit UvrA, whose amino-acid sequence MAMEHIVVKGARAHNLKNVDVTIPRDKLVVLTGLSGSGKSSLAFDTIYAEGQRRYVESLSAYARQFLGQMDKPDVDAIEGLSPAISIDQKTTSRNPRSTVGTVTEIYDYLRLLFARVGRPTCPIHGIEISSQTIEQMVDRILDYPERTKLQVLAPIVSGRKGTHAKVFEDIKKQGYVRVRVDGEMQELSDEIELEKNKKHSIEVVIDRIVVKEGVASRLADSLESALRLGEGRVIIDVMGEEELLFSEHHACPQCGFSIGELEPRMFSFNSPFGACPECDGLGTKLEVDLDLIIPNKDLSLHQHAIAPWEPTSSQYYPQLLEAVCNHYGIDLEIPVKDIPKHLLDKILFGSDGEEIYFRYENDFGQIRENYIQFEGVVRNVERRFKETSSDYIREQMEKYMGQQNCPSCKGYRLKKETLAVLIDGNHIGEITKLSVQDSLTFFEHVSLSEKEKTIANQILKEISERLGFLNNVGLDYLTLNRAAGTLSGGEAQRIRLATQIGSRLTGVLYILDEPSIGLHQRDNDRLIGTMQNMRDIGNTLIVVEHDEDTMLAADYLIDIGPGAGIHGGQIISAGTPEEVMNDANSLTGQYLLGKKFIPLPFERRKHDGRYIEIKGAKENNLKNVSVKFPLGTFIAVTGVSGSGKSTLVNEILHKSLAQKLHHAKAKPGEHKEVKGIEHLEKVIDIDQSPIGRTPRSNPATYTGVFDDIRDVFATTNEAKVRGYKKGRFSFNVKGGRCEACRGDGIIKIEMHFLPDVYVPCEVCHGKRYNRETLEVTYKGKNISDILEMTVENAVEFFENIPKIKRKLQTIFDVGLGYITLGQPATTLSGGEAQRVKLASELHRRSTGRSLYILDEPTTGLHVDDIARLLKVLQRLVENGDTVLVIEHNLDIIKAADYLVDLGPEGGDKGGQIVGVGTPEDIMNNEKSYTGKYLKPVIERDRDRMKKLIKEKEEVAQ is encoded by the coding sequence ATGGCAATGGAACATATCGTTGTGAAGGGAGCGCGTGCTCACAACCTAAAAAATGTAGATGTCACCATTCCGCGTGATAAGCTTGTTGTTTTAACTGGTTTATCAGGTTCAGGTAAATCTTCGTTGGCTTTTGACACCATTTATGCAGAGGGACAAAGACGTTATGTTGAATCCTTATCAGCATATGCGCGTCAATTCCTCGGACAAATGGATAAACCTGATGTAGATGCGATCGAAGGACTGTCACCTGCGATTTCAATCGATCAAAAGACAACGAGTCGAAATCCACGTTCTACAGTTGGAACGGTAACGGAAATCTATGATTATTTACGTCTATTATTTGCAAGAGTTGGTCGACCAACATGTCCAATCCATGGAATTGAAATATCTTCGCAAACGATTGAACAGATGGTTGATCGGATACTAGACTATCCTGAACGAACAAAGCTTCAAGTTCTTGCACCGATTGTTTCTGGTAGAAAAGGGACACATGCTAAGGTATTTGAAGATATTAAGAAACAAGGTTATGTCCGTGTTCGTGTTGATGGTGAAATGCAGGAGCTATCTGATGAAATTGAATTAGAGAAAAATAAAAAACATTCGATAGAAGTTGTGATTGACCGTATTGTCGTCAAAGAAGGTGTTGCCTCTCGTTTAGCAGACTCCCTTGAATCAGCATTACGACTTGGTGAAGGGAGAGTTATAATTGATGTGATGGGTGAAGAAGAGCTGCTTTTTAGTGAGCACCATGCTTGTCCACAATGTGGCTTCTCGATAGGAGAACTAGAACCAAGAATGTTTTCATTTAATAGCCCATTTGGTGCTTGTCCTGAATGTGACGGACTTGGAACAAAGCTTGAAGTTGACTTGGATCTAATTATTCCGAATAAAGATCTTTCGCTTCATCAGCATGCAATTGCACCGTGGGAGCCAACAAGCTCACAGTATTATCCACAATTGCTTGAGGCAGTATGTAATCATTATGGAATTGATTTGGAAATTCCAGTTAAAGACATTCCAAAGCACTTGCTGGATAAAATTTTGTTTGGCAGTGACGGAGAAGAAATTTATTTCCGTTATGAAAATGATTTTGGACAAATTAGAGAGAACTATATTCAATTTGAAGGTGTTGTTCGAAATGTTGAACGACGATTTAAAGAAACGAGCTCAGACTATATCCGTGAGCAAATGGAAAAGTATATGGGTCAGCAAAATTGCCCTTCTTGTAAAGGATATCGTTTAAAGAAAGAAACGCTCGCTGTTTTAATAGATGGAAATCACATTGGTGAGATTACGAAGCTGTCTGTACAGGATTCCCTTACCTTTTTCGAACATGTTTCGCTATCTGAAAAGGAAAAGACCATTGCAAACCAGATCTTAAAAGAAATTAGTGAGCGCCTAGGGTTTTTAAATAATGTTGGACTCGATTATTTAACCTTGAATCGCGCAGCTGGTACTTTATCTGGTGGAGAGGCTCAGCGGATTAGGCTTGCCACGCAAATTGGCTCACGATTAACAGGTGTTTTGTACATACTTGATGAGCCATCAATTGGCTTACATCAACGTGATAATGATCGCCTGATTGGGACGATGCAAAACATGCGTGACATTGGCAACACGCTAATTGTTGTTGAACATGATGAAGATACAATGCTTGCTGCTGATTATTTAATTGATATTGGTCCAGGAGCAGGAATTCATGGGGGCCAGATTATTTCAGCAGGGACACCGGAAGAGGTTATGAATGATGCTAACTCGTTAACCGGTCAATACTTATTAGGTAAAAAGTTTATTCCATTACCATTTGAACGTAGGAAGCATGATGGACGATATATTGAGATCAAAGGTGCCAAGGAAAACAACCTTAAAAACGTAAGTGTAAAGTTCCCTCTAGGTACATTTATTGCTGTAACAGGAGTATCAGGATCAGGAAAAAGTACATTAGTTAATGAAATTCTTCATAAATCACTTGCGCAAAAGCTTCACCATGCAAAAGCCAAGCCTGGTGAGCATAAAGAGGTAAAAGGAATTGAACACCTAGAAAAGGTAATTGATATTGATCAGTCTCCGATTGGTCGAACACCAAGATCAAATCCTGCGACATATACGGGTGTGTTTGATGATATCCGCGATGTATTTGCAACAACGAATGAAGCAAAAGTACGTGGATATAAAAAAGGCCGCTTTAGCTTTAATGTGAAGGGTGGACGATGTGAAGCTTGCCGTGGAGATGGAATCATTAAAATCGAAATGCACTTTCTTCCTGATGTGTATGTTCCTTGTGAGGTATGCCATGGCAAACGCTACAATCGTGAAACTCTTGAAGTTACCTATAAAGGGAAAAACATTTCAGACATTCTTGAAATGACAGTAGAAAATGCTGTGGAATTCTTTGAAAACATTCCGAAGATTAAACGTAAGCTTCAAACCATCTTTGATGTGGGCTTAGGCTATATCACACTAGGGCAACCTGCAACAACATTGTCCGGCGGTGAAGCACAACGAGTAAAGCTAGCTTCAGAATTACACAGACGCTCAACAGGCCGTTCCTTATACATTCTTGACGAACCTACAACAGGACTACATGTAGATGATATTGCTCGTCTCTTGAAAGTATTACAAAGACTAGTAGAAAACGGTGATACTGTATTAGTCATTGAACACAATCTAGATATTATTAAAGCGGCAGACTATCTTGTAGACCTAGGTCCGGAAGGTGGAGACAAAGGCGGACAAATCGTTGGCGTTGGAACACCAGAAGATATTATGAACAATGAGAAGTCCTACACTGGAAAATATTTAAAACCAGTAATTGAACGTGATCGTGACCGAATGAAAAAGTTAATTAAAGAGAAAGAGGAAGTTGCGCAGTAA
- a CDS encoding metallophosphoesterase — MYKFNSVFFVICIMILIFIPTHLVKSNTIDLVSVEINGKNFYHAHQYTSAKKNHILVSENATSTEPPKTFAPKGEKEFSTKKYFALKENDSESNKTKSVTKFPYHRFDVKVNNDIQPSDNITVHWEGKSLPGRQVTMYGWNVAKQKWLEIDRKLAGKYQFDLNGTVSAGEYVKDKKISVIVQDQVGSSQSKSYDYSFVWMSDTQYYAQDHPAVFKTLTEWISQNKAVMKIKYVFHTGDIVNKGGDERQWKRADSYMNTLDVAKIPYGVLPGNHDKGDDFKQYERYFGENRFYEKYYYGESYQNNHGHYDLISANGKDYVFLYMGWDIEEKDIEWMNKVLKRYSDRTAILAFHEYLEKNGKRSQQGNEIFEKVVVPNKNVVAVLCGHYHNSELLVDEIDDNFDGIFDRKVYQLLADYQKGPKGGNGFIRLLHIDEETNSIDVQTYSPHLDQYFYYDPDKYPGKDAFSMDIDVKRTEKMIATSYFEINVYKKIRDEKVVFSP; from the coding sequence ATGTACAAATTTAACAGTGTTTTTTTTGTCATATGTATCATGATTCTAATCTTTATACCAACACATCTTGTGAAGAGTAACACGATAGATCTGGTTAGTGTTGAGATCAATGGGAAAAATTTTTATCATGCTCATCAATATACTTCCGCAAAAAAGAATCACATACTTGTTAGTGAAAATGCAACAAGTACTGAACCACCGAAAACTTTTGCCCCAAAAGGAGAAAAGGAATTTTCAACTAAAAAATACTTTGCGCTTAAGGAAAATGACAGTGAGTCAAATAAAACTAAATCAGTAACAAAGTTTCCTTATCACCGTTTTGACGTTAAGGTGAATAATGATATACAACCATCAGATAATATTACTGTCCATTGGGAAGGAAAGTCTTTACCAGGAAGACAGGTAACAATGTATGGTTGGAATGTTGCGAAACAAAAGTGGCTGGAGATTGATCGGAAATTAGCCGGAAAATATCAGTTTGATCTTAATGGAACGGTCTCAGCTGGTGAATATGTAAAAGATAAAAAGATAAGTGTCATTGTTCAGGATCAAGTAGGATCATCACAGTCAAAAAGCTATGATTACTCTTTTGTCTGGATGTCTGATACTCAATATTATGCACAAGATCATCCTGCCGTGTTTAAGACATTAACAGAATGGATTTCACAAAATAAAGCTGTGATGAAAATTAAATATGTCTTTCATACTGGTGATATCGTCAATAAGGGTGGCGATGAGAGGCAATGGAAACGTGCTGATTCTTACATGAATACATTAGACGTAGCGAAAATCCCATATGGAGTACTCCCAGGAAATCATGATAAAGGTGACGACTTTAAGCAGTATGAGCGATATTTCGGAGAGAATCGATTTTATGAAAAATATTATTATGGTGAGTCGTATCAAAATAATCATGGCCATTATGATCTAATCTCTGCGAATGGTAAAGATTATGTTTTCCTTTATATGGGCTGGGATATCGAAGAAAAGGACATAGAGTGGATGAACAAGGTATTAAAGCGTTATTCAGACCGTACAGCGATCTTAGCGTTTCACGAATACTTAGAAAAAAACGGTAAGAGAAGTCAACAAGGCAATGAAATTTTTGAAAAGGTAGTTGTACCAAACAAAAATGTTGTTGCGGTTCTTTGTGGACATTATCATAATAGTGAATTATTAGTGGATGAAATTGATGATAATTTTGATGGGATTTTCGATCGGAAGGTTTATCAACTGCTTGCAGATTACCAAAAGGGACCTAAAGGTGGTAACGGCTTTATCCGTCTTCTTCATATTGATGAGGAGACGAATTCAATTGATGTTCAGACATACTCACCCCACCTGGATCAATATTTCTATTACGATCCCGATAAATACCCTGGTAAGGATGCATTTTCAATGGACATAGATGTAAAAAGAACGGAAAAAATGATTGCGACAAGTTACTTTGAAATAAATGTTTATAAGAAAATACGAGATGAAAAGGTTGTTTTTTCACCTTGA
- a CDS encoding DUF4097 family beta strand repeat-containing protein, with product MKEQRIRILKLVEDGKLSADEALSLIEALDRDEQLKEEKITALSTEVIDYNHEDNAKQPHEKQSSLGTKLMDWVDTAVKRVKELDLDLNFGKSIDIHHIFQFQGASFHDIDINFPNGSVNIQPWTEQDIRVECDAKVYRAENMEQARQSFLSEVECTLEGNRLILHSDKKTMKINVVLYVPEQAYDQIKIKLFNGPIRGEDLNVDTIKAKTANGVLSFSSINGKHGEFETANGQIKLSNSKYEKVEVESITGIIQFNGSAEKIDAQSFNGNLQLTLADMACEALYAKTTTGNIEINIPEESKVIGEFKSNLGALSAQLKDIDISLEKNETIQKELRFRTAKETKLSMFADSKTGSILTKNM from the coding sequence ATGAAAGAACAAAGAATACGAATTTTAAAACTTGTTGAAGATGGAAAGTTATCTGCGGACGAAGCATTGTCTTTAATTGAGGCTCTAGATCGTGATGAACAATTAAAAGAAGAAAAGATAACAGCATTATCAACAGAAGTCATTGATTATAACCATGAAGATAATGCTAAACAACCCCATGAGAAGCAATCATCATTAGGTACGAAATTAATGGATTGGGTTGATACAGCGGTGAAAAGGGTAAAGGAGCTCGATCTTGATTTGAATTTTGGGAAATCGATTGATATCCACCATATCTTTCAATTTCAAGGTGCATCCTTTCATGACATCGATATCAATTTTCCAAATGGTAGTGTGAATATCCAACCATGGACTGAGCAGGATATTCGAGTAGAATGTGATGCGAAAGTGTACCGTGCAGAGAATATGGAGCAAGCACGACAAAGTTTCTTATCTGAAGTTGAATGTACACTAGAGGGAAATCGTCTTATTCTTCATTCTGATAAAAAAACAATGAAAATCAATGTCGTATTGTATGTTCCAGAACAAGCATATGATCAAATAAAGATAAAGCTGTTTAATGGTCCAATAAGAGGGGAAGATTTAAATGTAGACACTATCAAGGCAAAGACTGCAAATGGTGTATTATCATTCTCTTCTATTAATGGTAAGCATGGTGAGTTTGAAACAGCTAATGGTCAAATTAAGCTTTCAAATTCTAAGTATGAAAAGGTAGAAGTAGAATCGATCACTGGAATCATTCAGTTCAATGGATCTGCTGAGAAAATTGATGCACAAAGCTTTAATGGCAACCTTCAATTAACACTAGCAGATATGGCATGTGAAGCACTTTATGCAAAAACGACAACTGGGAATATTGAAATAAATATCCCAGAGGAAAGCAAAGTTATAGGTGAGTTTAAATCCAACCTTGGTGCATTATCAGCACAACTAAAGGATATCGACATTTCACTTGAGAAGAATGAAACGATTCAAAAGGAATTAAGGTTCAGAACAGCAAAGGAGACAAAGCTTTCTATGTTTGCTGATTCGAAAACCGGATCAATTTTGACTAAAAATATGTAA
- the uvrB gene encoding excinuclease ABC subunit UvrB, with amino-acid sequence MSEQFELVSKYKPQGDQPKAIQSLVDGIQQGKKHQTLLGATGTGKTFTVSNLIKEVNKPTLVIAHNKTLAGQLYSEFKDFFPNNAVEYFVSYYDYYQPEAYVPQTDTFIEKDASINDEIDKLRHSATSSLFERNDVIIIASVSCIYGLGSPEEYKELVVSLRTGMEVERNQLLRKLVDVQYERNDIDFRRGTFRVRGDVVEIFPVSRDEQCIRVEFFGDEIDRIREVDALTGEILGEREHVAIFPASHFVTREEKMEKAIVNIEAELEERLAIMRENGKLLEAQRLEQRTRYDLEMMREMGFCSGIENYSRHLTLRPAGSTPYTLLDFFPDDFLIVIDESHVTLPQIRGMFNGDQARKQVLVDHGFRLPSAMDNRPLRFEEFEKHIENIVFVSATPGPYEMEHTPEMIEQIIRPTGLLDPTIDVRPIEGQIDDLIDEIHARVAKNERVLITTLTKKMSEDLTNYLKEIGIKINYLHSEIKTLERIEIIRELRLGKYDVLVGINLLREGLDIPEVSLVAILDADKEGFLRSERSLIQTIGRAARNAAGHVIMYADKITNSMELALNETKRRREIQQAYNEKHGITPQTIQKDIREVIRATVAAEELEEYETSITKKLTKMTKKERDKVISEMENEMKEAAKALNFERAAELRDLILELKAEG; translated from the coding sequence GTGAGCGAGCAATTTGAATTAGTCTCGAAATACAAGCCACAGGGTGATCAGCCTAAGGCGATCCAGTCATTAGTCGATGGAATTCAGCAAGGAAAAAAACATCAAACATTGCTAGGTGCAACTGGAACAGGTAAAACCTTTACTGTTTCAAATCTTATAAAAGAAGTGAATAAACCCACATTGGTTATTGCCCATAACAAAACATTAGCTGGGCAGCTATATAGTGAGTTCAAAGATTTTTTCCCAAACAATGCTGTTGAGTATTTTGTAAGTTATTACGATTATTATCAGCCTGAGGCATATGTTCCACAAACCGATACATTTATTGAAAAAGATGCAAGTATTAATGATGAAATCGATAAGCTTCGTCACTCAGCTACATCGTCTTTATTTGAACGTAATGATGTCATCATTATTGCCAGTGTTTCGTGTATCTATGGCCTCGGTTCTCCAGAGGAATATAAAGAGCTTGTTGTTTCTTTAAGAACAGGCATGGAAGTTGAAAGAAACCAGTTATTGAGAAAATTAGTTGATGTTCAATATGAACGCAATGATATAGATTTCCGCCGGGGTACTTTTCGGGTTCGTGGGGATGTTGTTGAGATCTTCCCGGTTTCCCGAGATGAGCAATGTATTCGCGTTGAGTTCTTTGGTGATGAAATCGACCGGATTCGTGAGGTCGACGCATTAACAGGTGAGATTTTAGGAGAGCGTGAGCATGTTGCGATTTTCCCTGCATCCCACTTCGTAACTAGAGAAGAAAAGATGGAGAAGGCCATCGTCAATATTGAGGCTGAGCTTGAGGAACGTTTAGCCATAATGCGCGAAAATGGCAAGCTTCTTGAGGCACAGCGTCTTGAGCAGCGAACAAGATATGACCTTGAGATGATGAGAGAAATGGGCTTTTGCTCAGGGATTGAGAACTATTCACGTCATTTAACACTTCGTCCAGCAGGCTCAACACCTTATACATTGCTTGACTTCTTTCCCGATGATTTCTTGATTGTCATCGATGAATCACATGTTACATTACCGCAAATCAGGGGTATGTTTAATGGTGACCAGGCTCGTAAGCAAGTATTGGTTGATCACGGCTTTCGCTTGCCGTCAGCTATGGATAACCGTCCACTTCGCTTTGAAGAATTTGAAAAGCATATTGAAAACATTGTGTTTGTTTCTGCAACACCTGGTCCTTATGAAATGGAACACACTCCAGAAATGATCGAGCAAATTATTCGCCCAACAGGACTTTTAGATCCAACCATTGATGTCCGTCCTATTGAAGGACAAATAGATGATCTAATTGATGAAATCCATGCTAGAGTGGCGAAAAATGAACGTGTACTAATCACAACACTAACGAAAAAAATGTCTGAAGACTTGACGAACTATTTAAAGGAAATTGGGATAAAGATAAATTATCTGCATTCAGAAATTAAAACATTAGAGCGGATTGAAATAATAAGAGAGCTTAGACTTGGTAAATATGATGTTCTTGTTGGGATTAACCTGTTAAGAGAAGGGCTAGATATTCCAGAGGTATCATTAGTCGCGATCCTAGACGCTGACAAAGAAGGATTTTTACGTTCAGAGCGTTCCCTTATCCAAACAATTGGTCGTGCAGCACGAAATGCAGCAGGGCATGTTATTATGTACGCAGATAAGATAACGAATTCAATGGAATTGGCCTTAAATGAAACGAAACGCCGCCGTGAAATTCAACAGGCATACAACGAAAAACATGGCATAACACCACAAACAATTCAAAAAGATATTCGTGAAGTAATTCGTGCAACAGTTGCAGCTGAAGAACTGGAAGAGTATGAAACATCGATCACGAAGAAATTGACAAAGATGACGAAAAAGGAACGAGACAAAGTCATTTCAGAAATGGAAAACGAAATGAAGGAAGCGGCAAAGGCTTTGAACTTCGAACGTGCTGCTGAATTACGTGATTTAATTTTAGAGCTTAAAGCGGAAGGATGA
- a CDS encoding GNAT family N-acetyltransferase: MKIFRAALKEIDLVSTLFNEYRIFYGKQADLEGAKTFIEERMRFNESVIFLAMDGESPMGFVQLYPIFTSVGMKRKWLLNDLFVAETYRRHGVGKALMNQAKEFALETKAAGILLETTKDNTKAQALYEQLGYVKEDAVFFYNLSL; this comes from the coding sequence TTGAAAATTTTTCGTGCAGCTTTGAAAGAGATAGATCTTGTGTCAACCTTATTTAATGAGTACAGAATTTTTTATGGCAAGCAAGCTGATCTTGAAGGAGCAAAGACCTTTATTGAAGAACGTATGAGATTTAATGAATCCGTTATTTTTCTAGCAATGGATGGAGAAAGTCCAATGGGGTTTGTTCAACTGTATCCCATTTTCACATCAGTAGGTATGAAACGTAAATGGCTGCTTAATGATTTATTCGTAGCCGAAACATATCGTCGCCATGGTGTTGGTAAAGCATTAATGAATCAGGCAAAAGAGTTTGCTTTAGAAACAAAAGCTGCTGGAATTCTTTTAGAAACAACAAAGGATAATACAAAGGCTCAAGCTCTTTATGAACAGTTAGGCTATGTGAAAGAGGATGCTGTATTTTTCTACAACCTTTCTCTGTAA
- a CDS encoding N-acetylmuramoyl-L-alanine amidase, with protein MKIMIDAGHGYETPGKRTVDGMKEYEFNRAVANEMKKLFLTYEHVTVQFSHSDKKDVPLSERTAKANQAKADLFVSIHANAHGNGKEWTSAAGIETYVYSSKPKAAYELAKIVQANLVKETSRKDRGVKTANFHVLKTTSMTAILCECGFMTNKAEAGLLRTSEYRNRCAEAIVKGIVSYYKLKRKSKIENPTPENDFFKVQVGVFNEKENAKKLAEELKSKGYEAIIVTS; from the coding sequence ATGAAAATCATGATTGATGCAGGACATGGGTATGAAACACCTGGAAAAAGAACGGTAGATGGGATGAAGGAATACGAATTTAATCGCGCTGTTGCAAATGAAATGAAAAAACTTTTTTTAACCTACGAACATGTAACCGTGCAATTTTCACATTCAGACAAAAAAGATGTTCCATTAAGTGAAAGGACTGCTAAGGCAAATCAAGCGAAGGCTGATCTATTTGTTTCAATTCATGCGAATGCACATGGAAACGGGAAAGAATGGACGTCAGCCGCTGGTATCGAGACATATGTTTATTCATCGAAACCTAAGGCTGCTTATGAATTAGCAAAAATTGTCCAGGCTAACCTTGTAAAAGAAACTTCTAGGAAAGATCGTGGCGTCAAGACTGCTAATTTTCATGTGTTAAAAACAACAAGCATGACAGCAATCCTTTGTGAATGTGGATTTATGACCAACAAAGCTGAAGCAGGTCTACTACGTACAAGTGAGTATCGGAATCGATGTGCAGAGGCGATTGTAAAGGGAATTGTTTCATATTACAAGCTCAAAAGAAAGAGTAAAATAGAAAATCCAACTCCCGAAAACGATTTTTTCAAGGTGCAAGTCGGTGTTTTTAACGAAAAGGAAAATGCAAAAAAACTTGCTGAGGAATTAAAAAGCAAGGGTTATGAAGCTATCATTGTGACTAGTTAA
- a CDS encoding CsbA family protein yields MVLKVILALFLPFLLVILFTRVCYNHYVGTSLTAALLIASYVRGFTDDPLIIALDIISLVAGYLYARKMKAELIRKK; encoded by the coding sequence ATGGTTTTAAAAGTTATATTAGCGTTATTCCTTCCGTTTTTACTCGTTATCCTCTTTACTAGAGTGTGCTATAACCACTATGTTGGTACATCCTTAACAGCGGCTCTACTTATAGCTTCATATGTAAGAGGATTTACAGACGATCCGCTTATCATTGCATTGGACATTATCTCACTTGTCGCAGGATATTTATATGCGCGAAAAATGAAAGCAGAGTTAATAAGGAAGAAATAG
- a CDS encoding phage holin family protein produces MMRWLVSILVNAVILIVVSGYFDSFYLSGIGAALGASFILSVLNVLVKPFLILLTLPVTVVTLGLFLFVINAVTLMITEGLMGDAFNIDGFSTAILAAVVISLLHLMIQKAIIEPLQKNK; encoded by the coding sequence ATGATGAGATGGCTAGTTAGCATTCTTGTGAATGCAGTCATATTAATTGTCGTTTCTGGCTATTTTGATTCATTCTACTTAAGTGGGATCGGAGCGGCTTTAGGGGCAAGCTTCATCTTATCGGTTTTAAATGTACTTGTTAAGCCGTTTCTCATTCTGCTAACATTGCCTGTAACAGTTGTAACTTTAGGGTTATTTCTCTTTGTCATTAATGCGGTCACCTTGATGATTACTGAGGGTCTTATGGGGGACGCCTTTAATATCGATGGTTTCAGCACAGCCATACTTGCAGCCGTTGTTATTTCATTGCTTCATCTGATGATCCAGAAGGCGATCATTGAGCCGCTGCAAAAAAATAAATAA